TGGTATCCGCTGCAAGTATAATCTCATCAGGTTTCGCCTTATCTTTAACGGTAAGAGCTTTAAGTTCTGCATTCCTTACTGCCGTTTCCTCTGGAGTCGGGTAAATCTTTTCTTCTGCATCTGAAGGGAAAATCCTCACCCCCACTCCAACCATCTGCAGAATTTCCTTCCTTCTTGGAGAAGAAGAAGCTAAAAGTATCTTAAATCTATCAATCATTTATCACTCCTAAAGCTTTAAGCATCTCTTTTGCTGCCTGCTGCTCTGCAGCTTTCTTGGACTTACCTGTTGCAACAGTAGTTATTTCGTTTACTCTGCACTCAACGGTAAAGGTTTTATCGTGTTCGGGTCCTTCCGATTTTAAAAGAGTATAGACAGGAATAATCTTGTACTCTTTTTGTGTAATCTCCTGAAGGTAACTCTTAAAATCTTTATAAGTAACAGCCGAGTTTAAGATATCCCAGAGTTTGTCAAGGAATTTTTCTTTGAAGACTCTTTTTGCTGCTTCAAAACCACTATCAAGGTAAATCGCGCCGAAAATGGATTCAAAAACGTCGCAGAGGAGGGAGGATTTTTTCTTACCACCGGACAACTTTTCACCTTTACCCAAAAAGAGAAAATCCCCCAACCCCACCGTCTTCGCAAGTTCCGACAAAGACGGTTCACTAACTAAATAAGCCCTTATTTGAGAAAGTTCTCCTTCTGTTTTATCGGGAAACCTCTTTATCAACTCCTCGCTAACGATAAGTCCAATAACGGCATCGCCCAAAAACTCTAAAACTTCGTAGTTTTCACCGGTTTCCTTTTCGTGAGCGAAAGATTTATGAATCAAAGCCCTCCTGAGAAGGGCTTTATCTTTAAACGAATAACCTATTCTCCTCTCAAGTTCCTTAAGGCGGTCCTCTTTCAACCCACCTCCCCTAAACCTTCTTGAGAACGAGACAGGCGTTAGTTCCACCAAAGCCAAAAGAGTTCTTCAGAACGTACTTAACGTCCATTTCTATCGCCTTATTTGGAACGTAATCAAGGTCACATTCCGGGTCAGGTTCTTCGTAGTTTATAGTAGGTGGAACAATCCCCGTCTTAAGCGTTAAAACAGAAGAAATAACCTCAACGCCACCTGCTGCTCCCAATAGGTGACCTATCATAGATTTAATACTACTCACCTTAACCTTATAGGCGTGGTCACCAAACACGCTCTTTATAGCCATCGTTTCAAACAGGTCGTTAAACTTGGTAGAAGTTCCATGGGCGTTAATGTAATCAATATCTTCAGGCGTTAATCCTGCATCCTTGAGAGCGTTTCTGATAGCTCTTGCAGCGCCTTCACCGTTTGGCGCTGGTGCAGTCATATGGTAAGCATCACCACTTGTTCCGTAACCGACAACTTCTGCTAAGATTTCAGCACCTCTCTTTTTGGCATGTTCGTAATCTTCAAGAACAACTATACCTGCACCCTCTCCCATAACGAAACCGTCTCTGTTCTTTTCAAACGGTCTGCTCGCCTTTTCCGGTTCATCGTTACGCGTTGAGAGAGCCTTAGCCGCTGCAAATCCCGCTACCCCTAACGGCGTAATACAACTTTCTGCCCCACCAGCTATCATAACGTCCGCATCGCCGTAAAGAATCGTTCTGTAAGCTTCACCTATCGCGTGAGTTCCTGTTGCACAGGCTGTAACAACAGAAATGTTAGGTCCCTTAAAACCAAACCTTATAGAAACGATGCCTGAAGCCATATTTATTATCTCCATAGGTACGCAGAAAGGAGAGATTCTGCGTGGACCTTTCTTTAACAGTATTTCGTGCTGAGCCTCAAGGGTGGTTAATCCACCGATACCGGAACCTATCAAAACACCAACTCTTTCTGGGTCAACGTTAGAGTCTTCAAGTCCGGCACTTTTAACAGCTTGAACTGCAGCACCTACAGCGTACTGAATGAACGGGTCTGTTTTCCTAACATCCTTCTTCTCAAAATACTCTAACGGGTCAAAGTCTTTAACCTCTCCCGCTATCTGAACGGGAAACTCAGATGCATCAAACTTGCTGATTTTACCTATGCAAGGTTTACCAGCAGTAATGTTCTCCCAGAACTTTTCAACGTTACTTCCTGCTGGAGAAACAACACCAAGCCCCGTTATAACAACTCTCCTCTTCATAATCCCTCTCTCCTAAAATTTTATAAGTGAAAATACAGGATATCCCCTTTTAACTATCTTCTCTCTTCCGCCTAAGAAGGTTAACTCTAAAAGGAAGTCAACGCTTATGATGTTTCCGCCTAACTTCTCAACAAGGTCAATGGCAGCGTTCATCGTTCCGCCGGTAGCCAAAACGTCGTCTATTAAAACAACTTTCATTCCCTTCTGAATCGCATCTTCGTGGACTTCTATCTTATCTTCGCCATACTCAAGGGTATAAGTGGCGCTAATCGTTTTGTATGGTAGCTTCCCTGGCTTTCTTATTATTGCCAAGCCTGCGCCAATCTTGTAAGCAAGAGCAGAGGCAAGGATAAAACCTCTTGATTCAATGCCCGCAACGATGTCAACGCCAAGACCGATGTACCTGTTGCCTATGTAGTCAATTACTTTTTGAAAAGCCCAAGGTTTGTGAAGCAAAGGCGTGATATCCTTGAAAACGATACCAGGCTTTGGAAAGTCAGGAACGTCCCTTATTAAAGATTTAAGCTCTTCAATTTCTTTATGAACGTTAAGGTCAGTTTCTTTAAGGTTTTCCATAGTTACCCTTCCTCCACTTTTAAAAGTTTCTTCACAATTTTAACAGCTTGCTGAGCGTCACCGCCGTAAATTCCGCCTATTTCTTCTGCAAATTCCGGCGTAACAACAGCACCGCCAACTATGACTGGAACGTCTAATCCAGCTTCCCTCAATGCTTTTATCGTTTCCTTCATTGATGGTAAAGTAGTTGTCATTAAAGCGCTCAAACCTACAACGTCTGCATTTTCTTCTTTAACAGCTTCAACCACCTTTTGAGGGGGAACGTTCGTTCCAAGGTCAACAACGTTAAACCCGCTGTTTTCAAGCATCGTTATAACGATGTTTTTACCTATTTCGTGAACATCTCCGTGAACAGTAGCCATAACGATTTTGCCGGAGAGTTTTAAGTTTCCACCTCTCTTTTTCATCTCTCTTTTTAAAATTTCAAAGGCACTTTGAACAGCCTGAGCAGACTTTAACATTTGTGGGAGGAATATTTTCCCCTCTTCAAATCTTTTTCCTACAACGTCAAGAGCTGGAATGAGAGCTTTATCGCTGATTTCCATAGGTTCAAAAGAGGAAAGGGCTTCTTCAACTATGGGTTTTATCCCTTCTCTATCACCTTCAAGAACCTTTTTAAAAATCTCTCCCAAAACGCCGGAAGGAGCGTCTTCATCGGAAGATTCCTTCTCTTCCTTTTTCTTTTCGGACTTTATGGTAACTTCTCTTCCCTGCAGATAAGAACAGGAAAGCTGACATATCTTTTCTAAAATCTCTCTACACTTATCGTCGTACGTCTTTGGTTTGTAATTCTGGAACTTTTCAACGTAGCGAACTGCACCTTTGTCTTTACCAACTAAAACGTCTGAAGCGTATATGGTTTCAACCATTCTGCTATCGCCGGGGTTAACAATTCCAGAGTCAAGCCCCGCCTCAATAGCCATAGCCATAAACGCCGAATTTATAAGAGGTCTTGCAGGAAGTCCAAAGGAAACGTTACTGACACCTAAAGTGGTGGCAACGCCGAAGCGCTCTTTAACAAGCCTTATTGCCTTTAAGGTTTCAACGGTTGCTTCCTGCATTGCGCTTGCTGCAAGGTTTAAAACGTCTGCGATGATTGAATCTTTCTCTATTCCTTGCTTTTCACATTCTTTTATTACTTTTTCAACAACGGCAACTCTATCTTCTGCTTTCTCTTTTAAACCTTCATCATCTATCGCCAGAGCTAAGACGTTTGCACCAAACTTTGCAGCTATAGGTAGAATGTTTTCAATGTCCTTTTCTTCACCAGAGCAGGAGTTCACTATCGGTCTGCCGTCACACATCTTCAAACCTTCAAGGAGAGCCTGAGGGTCTTTCGTATCAATCATTATAGGAACATCAACCGTTTCTATGACGGTTTTTACAGCCTGTTTCATGACAGCAGCTTCGTCTATTCCGGGAACGCCAACGTTAACGTCTAAAAGGTCTGCACCTTCCTCTACTTGCTTTTTAGCTTCTTCTCTAACAAGGGAAAAGTCTCCTTTCTTTAGAGCTTCCTGAAGGCGCTTTTTACCTGTTGGATTTATCCTTTCACCGATAATTCTTGTAGGGAAGTTGCTACCGATAAATACCAACTTCGTTCTGCTCGCGACCTTCAAACCTTCAATCGGGTTCCTTTCAACAGGTTTAAGGTCTTTAACTGCTTCTTTTATGGCTTTTATGTGGGCAGGCGTCGTTCCGCAACATCCGCCTATGATGTTTGCACCAGCTTTAACGAATTCAATAGCGTATTTCCCAAACGTTTCAGGCGGTTCAGGATAGTAGGTTTTTCCGTCCTTTAAAACGGGTAAACCGGCGTTTGCGTAAACGATTATCGGCGTATCCGTAACCTGTGCCATCTTCTCTATTAAGGAAACGAAACTTTCAGGTCCTAAAGAGCAATTTGCACCAACGGCAGCAACTTTCAAACCTTCAAAAACGGCTGCTGAAACTTCTGGCGGAGTTCCCAAGAGGGTTCTGCCGTCTTCCTGGTAGGTCATACTGACCATAACGGGCAGGTCGCAAACCTCCTTTGCTGCAATAACGGCAGCCTTTGCCTCCTTTATGTCGGACATCGTTTCTATGAGAACAAGGTCTGCACCTGCGTCTGCACCGGCTTCTATCTGCTCTTTAAAAACGTCAACGACTTCATCAAAGGTTAAGTCTCCAACAGGTTCAACGAACATCCCGGTAGGACCAACGGAAAGGGCAACTAAAGCTTTACCTTCTGCTGCCTCCTTTGCAAGTTTTACTCCTGCAGCGGTAAGTTCTCTTACCCTGTCTTCAAGTCCGTAGTGGGAGAGCTTTATTCTGTTGCTGCCGAAAGTGTTTGTTTCTATGATGTCTGCGCCGGCGGAGATGTAGGCGGTGTGGATTTTTTTCAAAACTTCTGGCTCTTTTATGTTAAGGAGTTCGGGGGCGAAGTTGACGTCCACCCCCGCCTCCATGAGCATCGTTCCCATACCGCCATCTAAAACCCAGACCTTACTCCAAAAGTCCACGCCACATCCTCCTACATCACGCAGTCAAGGTTGTTGTAATAGTAAGTGACGCCGTATTTTTTCTTCATCTCTTTCAGCATCTGGTCGGCAACTTCCTGAAACTTCTGATGGCTGAGCATTCTCTTAATTGAACCGTAGGCATCCCCATAAGGAATCTGCTTTGGCGGAATTCTCTTTTCAACAATAACTAAAAGAGTTAAGCCGTTAGGCATTTCAACAACGGCTTTATCCTGCTTGTTTTCAAATACGAGCGTTGCAACGGGATTTTTGCCAACGTCTGAAGCCAAAACTTTCCACTTTCTACCTGTTTTGAAGACTTCAGGAGGAATAGCTTCTTTGGGGGATTTTCCTTTCTTAATTAAGTCTAAAGCTTTCTTAGCTTCCTCTTTATTTGCAAACTGATAAATAACAACCTGAGCCTGTTCAGGCATCTTCATTTCACTCTTATGCTCCTCGTAATATTTCTTAATTTCATTATCAGAAACCTTTACTTTCGCCATCAGTTCCTTCTCAAAAGCTCTTACAGCTGCATCCTCTTTCATACGGTTAACAAGGCTGGCAAATTCCGGTTCCTTGTCCATTCCCTTTTCAAGGGCTTTAAGGTAAAGAACGTAGTAAGTAATCGCTTTTTTGAGAGAGTCCCCAGTAACCGTTTTACCCATGAGCGGTTTAACATCAGAGTAGCGAATCTCTCTACCGTTATAGACAGCAACAACAGTGTTATCGTTCAGTTTCTTTAAATCAACTTTTTTAAACTGAATCTCTTTTTGAACTTTATTAAACGCCTCGTTCCTTAACTTTTGAAACTTCTGAGCTTCAAGATTCATTTTGATAAAGCGCTTTTCCATAGGAGAAACTTTCTTTCCTTTGTAGTATTTCTTTATTGCCTCCTCAACCTCCTTATCTGTAACCGTATAGTCCTTTATTTGAGAGTTGAGGTATCTCATGGCAAGTTGCTGCATCTCAAAGCGTTTAAAGCGATTTTTAACTTCTGGAGTATCAAATAGACCTTTATCCTTTTCATAAAGAACTATAAGTTGTCTATCAACTATTTTTTGAAGGAGCTCCTTTTTACCCTCCTTACCGCTATAAAACTTTTTCAAAGCCCACTGAGGAATCGTTTTTTCAATCTCTTTATAGTAAGCAACGGTTATCGTTTTATCTCCTACCTTTGCAAGTGGCGTGTTAGCGTTACAAACTTTTTGTTGAGTAGTCCTTGTTGGCGCGCTCTCTGACGTTTTTTTCTCAGTTTTATGTCCGCAACCTGCCAAAAGTAAAAGCGCCGTTGAAACTGCTATCAGCTTTCTCATTTAAAACCTCCAAAAGTTTTGAAAGGATTGTATCAAAGTATAATTAGAATCCGATTAAATTTAAAATTTTTCCAAGTAAAACCATAAAACCTCCTGCTATAAACCAGCCAAGCAGAAGTTTACTCCTTTTGTATAAGAGATAAGAAACAGGAAAGAGGAACAACAACCATAAAAAAGAAACTGTTGCAGAAAAAGAGGGAGAAGGTGCGTAATAGAGCTTAGCTACATTGTAAACAAGTGCATAGGTTTTAAAATCCACCCACCCCGCCACGCAAAAAACGGAGCAGATAAAGAGTGAGAAAAAGTGGAAAAGTAACATTCCTAAAAGAAAACTAAAAACTTTCAAATTTTCCACTACTCTATTTTCTCCAAGAGTTTTTCTGAAAGGAGAAGCAGGTAATCGGAACTTTCAAGGCATTCTACCCAGTCACGAGGTATCGCTTCAAATCCTAAATATCCGCCGGATAGAGCGCCGGTTATGAAGGCTATGGCATCTGTATCTCCACCAAACTCTCCATAGGTGTTGGCTGCCGCAAGAACAGCCTTCCTGAAATCGCGGGGATGTTGAAGTAAAACGTAAACGGCAAGTGAGAAGGCTTCGGGTGCGTAAGAACCGTTTCCGATTAAAAGGATTGCATCGTCCATCGTTTCAACGTTTTTCTGAAGAACGTTTGTCACAAGGTCAAGGTAGGATTTAACCGTTTCTGTTTGCGCGTATTCTCTTAAAACTTCTAAGAAGCCGAACCTGTCTTCTGGCGTGTCCAGTAAAACTCTACCCGAGATAACTTCAGAAACGGCAACGGCTAAAACACCTGCAGTGTCTATCAGAGTTTCATCTCTGTGGGTTACAGAAGCTATAAGACAGCCTTCCTCATAGGCATCTGAAGGACTATCCCATCTGTAAATGCCACCTGCAACGGCAGGAACTGCACCGTCTATGTCACAGGATTTAACTCTTGCTTCATCTATGTCAAGCCCACCTGCATAACCTAAAGCGGCGTTAAGGTGGGAGCCGGCAGGGTAGCGGTGGGATTTTTCGTCTTTTGCCCACTCAATCAGCTTTTCAAGATAGGCAACCTCATCAAAGTAGCCTTTCTCGGCGTAAACTTCTAAAACTTTTATAAAGATTTGCGTTTCGTGGGAAAACTGACCTTTTTTCAAAAATGGACATACTGAATTGGGGGAAGGATTAACAAAACCTATTATTGCTGTGCCGTAGGATTTTTTGACCGTTTCTCTGTCCATCTCTTCAACTAACGTTCCTAAAGCATCGCCTATCGCTGCACCTACTATCGTTCCTTTTACTCTGCTTTCAAGCATAGATGCCTCCTGAAAAAATTAGCAGATACAAATTTAAATCCTATAATTTACATTACCACCAGAAACGGAGAGAACCTTGCTTCCGGACAGGAAAGTAGCGCTGAAAAACTATAGAGAATTGAAGCTGAGGAAAAAAGCATTCATTTATTCTCTCTTAATTCCAGGACTGGGACAGTTTTTAACCGGTAGAAGAATAACCGGAATAGCGTTTTTAACGTTTTTTCTCTTTCCGTTTTACTATCTCTACTTAATAGGTTTTTCATTAAATTACGGAACAATTTCTCTACTTCTATCCCAATCAATTCTTTACTTTTTGCAGGCATGGGACGCATTGAAGTCAGCTAAAAGGGAAACGTCGCCGTGTGAGGATTTTTGCCCTGCAAAAGTAAATATTCCAGCGTTTATGGGGAAGTGTGAGGAAGGAGATGTGGAAGGGGCGTGGGGGATTTTTTCTATCTATTCTCCTTTTCCATTCACCCTAGGTGAAATATGCCATGCTCCCTGTGAAGAAAAGTGCGGAATACTTCCAGAAAGACCTTTAAAAATAAGAGAAGTCCACAGAGAATTAGGAAAAACATTTAACCAGGAAATTGAAGTTAAAAATAGAACACCTTTTTTTCCACTAACTAACAAAAAAGTAGCAGTAATAGGCGGGGGAATTGCAGGTATAACAGCAGCCTACTATTTAGCATCAACAGGTATTCAAGTTGACCTCTTTGAAAAAGAAAAGGAATTAGGTGGAACCCTAAACTTCATTCCGGAATTCAAACTTGACAAAAAACTATTCAAAAAAGAAATAGCTTTAGCCACTTCGTTCAACTGTATCCGAATATTTACAGAAAAGGAAGTAAAATCAATACCGAAAACCTACGATGCAGTAATAATAGCAGTAGGAAGTCAAAAAGAAAAGCAACTCAAAATCCCCACCCACGGCACCCCCAACATCATCTACCCTCTCTCTTTCCTCAAAAATCCCCCCCACCCCCTCACCTCAAAAAAAATCGTCATCATCGGTGCCGGAGATACCGCCTTTGATGTAGCAAGATTAGCCGTCCGCTCAGGCGCAGAAGCAATCGTCTTTTACCGCAGCGACGAAAGCTCAATGAAAGCCCAGAAAAAAGAAATATCAGCTGCAATAAAAGAAGGCGTAAAAATCTATACAGATTGTCAGCCCGAAAGAATAGAAAACAACACAATCTTCTTCAGTTGCGGCAAAGTAACCTTTGACTACTTAGTCCCCGCAATAGGATTTGAGAAAGACGAAAAACTCATCAAAAAGCTGCAATCAAGCCACCCAAACGCCGTATTAGCCGGAGATGCAGAAAACGGCATGTCAAACGCAGCGTTAGCCTCATACTCAGGTAAACTGGCAGCCTACAAAGTCCTCAAAATGCTAAATTTACACAGCAGGGCATGGTTCACAGTTGACGTTAAAGGAAGAAAACCTGCCAGAGCACAGGGCAAAAACGTATTTTTAGTCTCAGAAAGTTCCCTGTGTCAGCACTGCGGCGAAAAGGTAAGGAGTTAAAGTATGGAAAAGTTAGCACCAAGACTTGAAGACTACCTTGAAACTATATATCTCTTAGAAAAAGAAAACGGCGTAGCGCGAGTAAAAGAAATTGCCGAAAAGCGAAACGTCAAAATGCCAACCGTTACAGAAGTCCTAAGAAGGTTATCAGAAAGAGGTTACATTAACTACGAACCCTACGGCTACGTTACAACAACAGAAAAAGGCAAAGCTTACGCAGAAAAGATATACAACAAGCACGAAGCTATAATAAATTTCATGAAAAAAGTTCTACTACTGCCGGAAGAAAAAGCCGAAGAGGAAGGATGTCTCATGGAACACCACCTTTCACCAGAAACGGTAGAGAGGCTCAAACAGCTAACAGATTTTTTCACAGAAAAAAACTTAGATGGAGAGTTTAAAAAGTGGCTAAAATAGAAGAGATAGTTAACCCTCAATTGGTTGAAGATAAAAACCTTATCAAAATAGCTGAAAAAATCCTAAACAACGAAAGACTCTCTTTTGAAGATGGTATTAAACTATTTGAAACCAACGACATTCTTACGTTGGGCAAGTTAGCAGACTACGTAAACAGAAAAAAGAACGGACGTCTGGTTTACTTCGTTGTCAACAGACACATCAATCTTACAAACCTCTGTGTAGGAAACTGCAAGTTCTGCGCTTTTAGGAGAGAAAAAGGAGACCCTGATGCCTATGAACTGACCATAGACCAGGTTCTGCAAAAGATAGAAGAATTCAAAGGAGTTTCCGAAATCCACATAGTCAGCGGATTACATCCCGACTGGAACTACGACTACTACGTTCAACTTCTCAAAGCAATAAAGGAATCTTTCCCCCACATTCACGTCCAGGCATTCACTGCAGAAGAAATAGACCACCTTTCACGAATTTCAGGAAAACCGATAGAAACAGTCCTATCAGAATTGATAGAAGCAGGTCTTGACTCAATCCCCGGCGGCGGTGCCGAAATATTCAACGAATCCCTCAGAAAAGAACTATGCCCACACAAACTTTCATCGGAAAGGTATCTTAAAATCCACGAAACAGCCCACAAATTCGGTTTAAAATCAAACGCTTCAATCCTTTACGGTCACGTAGAAACCTACGCAGATAGAGTTAACCACCTCTTAAAACTAAGAGAACTTCAGGATAAAACAGGCGGATTTCAAGCCTTCATGGCTTTTGCCTACCACCCGGAAAATACCCGTTTAGGCGGCAAGTTCACCACAGGTTTTGACGATATAAAGATGCTTTCTGTAGCAAGGCTAATTTTAGACAACTTCCAGCATATAAGGGCGTTCTGGATAATGTTAGGTGAAAAGTTGGCACAGGTTTCGCTTCATTTCGGAGTTAACGATTTAGACGGAACCGTTGTAGAAGAATCAATAACGAGGTCTGCAGGCGCAAAAACAGATTCATTCATGCCAAAAGAAAGACTCATAAAGCTGATAAGAGAAGCAGGAAAAATCCCCGTAGAACGCGACACTGTATACAACGTAATCAAAATTTACGAGGAGCAACTATGGAACAACTAATTTCCCTACTTGACAAGGAATTAATACCTATAGCAGAAAAGGTTTTCAACGGCGAAAGGCTCTCTTTTGAAGATGGCTTAAAGCTCTTTGAGTCAAGCAACTTAACAGCAATAGGAATGCTGGCAAACTACGTTGCAGAAAAGAAAAACGGAAAATTCGCCTACTTTAACGTAAACGTTCACATAACCCCAACCAACATCTGCATCGGCACCTGCAAGTTCTGTGCTTTCAGAAAAAGCAAAAACGACCCAGACGCCTATGAATTAACTACAGAAGAAATAGTCAAAAAACTAAAAGACTACTACTCTCAAAACCCAAATCTCACAGAAGTTCACATAGTAGGCGGATTACACCCCGACTGGAACTACAACCGCTTCATTGAAATAATAAGAGCAGTAAGAGAAAACTTCCCCGATATCCACATTAAAGCTTACACCGCAGAAGAAATCAAATACATAGCTGAAAAGGGTAACAAAAGCGTAGAAGAAACTCTGCACGAACTAATAGAAGCAGGACTTAATTCAATTCCAGGCGGCGGTGGAGAGATATTCAACGAAAGAATCCGCCAGAAGATATGTCCTGAAAAGATAACCGCCGAGGAATACCTGCAAATTCACAAAACAGCCCATAGAATGGGGCTAAAATCCAACGCAACCATGCTTTTCGGTCACGTAGAAACTTATGCAGACAGAGTTGACCACCTTATTAGGTTAAGAGAAGCTCAAGATGAAACGGGAGGCTTTCAAACTTTTATTCCCCTTGCCTTTCACCCACTAAACACGAAAATCCCCAACGCCAATTACACAACAGGCGTTGATGAACTTAAAACGATAGCTGTTTCAAGGCTAATCTTAGACAACTTCCCACATATCAAAGCCTACTGGATAATGTTAGGTGAAAAGGTTGCCCAAATAGCCCTTCAGTTCGGCGCAGACGATATAGATGGAACAGTAACGGAAGAAGACATAACTCAAGCAGCAGGAGCAAGAGCAGGACAGTCAATTCCTAAAAGCAGACTCATAAAACTAATCAAAGAAGCAGGAAAAATCCCCGTAGAACGCGACACCATCTACAACGTCCTTCACATATACAATTCGGAGAAACAATGAAAACCCTTTTTGACAAACTAAAGAAAGCGTTAGAAAAAGATGAAAACGTCGTATTCGCCTACGTTTTCGGTTCACACGTTAACGGAATTCCTACACCCAAAAGCGACGTTGACGTAGCCGTATACTTTAAAAAACCGCCAAGAGGAACAGAAATACTTGACTACGCCGTAAAACTTTCAAACTTCCTTAACAAAGAAGTTGATTTGGTAATTTTTAACCTCGCCTCACCGTTTACCCGCTTCCATATACTTAATACAGGCGAACCGCTGATAGTGAAAGACTCTGAAGCCCTCGCAGAGTTTAAGAGAAAAACGATGATAGACTACGAAGAATACAAATACATGGCGGAGGCATTCTTTGCTGAACAGAAAGTTAATAGAGAGAAAGCTAAGTAAAATCGTAGAATACGTAAACGAAATAAGACAAACAGAAATCAAAGATTTCCACGAATTTCGGAACAACGTAATAGTGAAAAGGTTTATTGAAAGAAACCTTGAATTAGCCATAGAACAGGCAATAGACATCTGCAGACATATAGCCGTTTCAACGCTTAAAAAACTTCCCGAAAGT
This region of Desulfurobacterium pacificum genomic DNA includes:
- the rnc gene encoding ribonuclease III, which translates into the protein MKEDRLKELERRIGYSFKDKALLRRALIHKSFAHEKETGENYEVLEFLGDAVIGLIVSEELIKRFPDKTEGELSQIRAYLVSEPSLSELAKTVGLGDFLFLGKGEKLSGGKKKSSLLCDVFESIFGAIYLDSGFEAAKRVFKEKFLDKLWDILNSAVTYKDFKSYLQEITQKEYKIIPVYTLLKSEGPEHDKTFTVECRVNEITTVATGKSKKAAEQQAAKEMLKALGVIND
- the fabF gene encoding beta-ketoacyl-ACP synthase II, whose amino-acid sequence is MKRRVVITGLGVVSPAGSNVEKFWENITAGKPCIGKISKFDASEFPVQIAGEVKDFDPLEYFEKKDVRKTDPFIQYAVGAAVQAVKSAGLEDSNVDPERVGVLIGSGIGGLTTLEAQHEILLKKGPRRISPFCVPMEIINMASGIVSIRFGFKGPNISVVTACATGTHAIGEAYRTILYGDADVMIAGGAESCITPLGVAGFAAAKALSTRNDEPEKASRPFEKNRDGFVMGEGAGIVVLEDYEHAKKRGAEILAEVVGYGTSGDAYHMTAPAPNGEGAARAIRNALKDAGLTPEDIDYINAHGTSTKFNDLFETMAIKSVFGDHAYKVKVSSIKSMIGHLLGAAGGVEVISSVLTLKTGIVPPTINYEEPDPECDLDYVPNKAIEMDVKYVLKNSFGFGGTNACLVLKKV
- a CDS encoding adenine phosphoribosyltransferase — translated: MEELKSLIRDVPDFPKPGIVFKDITPLLHKPWAFQKVIDYIGNRYIGLGVDIVAGIESRGFILASALAYKIGAGLAIIRKPGKLPYKTISATYTLEYGEDKIEVHEDAIQKGMKVVLIDDVLATGGTMNAAIDLVEKLGGNIISVDFLLELTFLGGREKIVKRGYPVFSLIKF
- a CDS encoding homocysteine S-methyltransferase family protein, whose amino-acid sequence is MDFWSKVWVLDGGMGTMLMEAGVDVNFAPELLNIKEPEVLKKIHTAYISAGADIIETNTFGSNRIKLSHYGLEDRVRELTAAGVKLAKEAAEGKALVALSVGPTGMFVEPVGDLTFDEVVDVFKEQIEAGADAGADLVLIETMSDIKEAKAAVIAAKEVCDLPVMVSMTYQEDGRTLLGTPPEVSAAVFEGLKVAAVGANCSLGPESFVSLIEKMAQVTDTPIIVYANAGLPVLKDGKTYYPEPPETFGKYAIEFVKAGANIIGGCCGTTPAHIKAIKEAVKDLKPVERNPIEGLKVASRTKLVFIGSNFPTRIIGERINPTGKKRLQEALKKGDFSLVREEAKKQVEEGADLLDVNVGVPGIDEAAVMKQAVKTVIETVDVPIMIDTKDPQALLEGLKMCDGRPIVNSCSGEEKDIENILPIAAKFGANVLALAIDDEGLKEKAEDRVAVVEKVIKECEKQGIEKDSIIADVLNLAASAMQEATVETLKAIRLVKERFGVATTLGVSNVSFGLPARPLINSAFMAMAIEAGLDSGIVNPGDSRMVETIYASDVLVGKDKGAVRYVEKFQNYKPKTYDDKCREILEKICQLSCSYLQGREVTIKSEKKKEEKESSDEDAPSGVLGEIFKKVLEGDREGIKPIVEEALSSFEPMEISDKALIPALDVVGKRFEEGKIFLPQMLKSAQAVQSAFEILKREMKKRGGNLKLSGKIVMATVHGDVHEIGKNIVITMLENSGFNVVDLGTNVPPQKVVEAVKEENADVVGLSALMTTTLPSMKETIKALREAGLDVPVIVGGAVVTPEFAEEIGGIYGGDAQQAVKIVKKLLKVEEG
- a CDS encoding peptidyl-prolyl cis-trans isomerase gives rise to the protein MRKLIAVSTALLLLAGCGHKTEKKTSESAPTRTTQQKVCNANTPLAKVGDKTITVAYYKEIEKTIPQWALKKFYSGKEGKKELLQKIVDRQLIVLYEKDKGLFDTPEVKNRFKRFEMQQLAMRYLNSQIKDYTVTDKEVEEAIKKYYKGKKVSPMEKRFIKMNLEAQKFQKLRNEAFNKVQKEIQFKKVDLKKLNDNTVVAVYNGREIRYSDVKPLMGKTVTGDSLKKAITYYVLYLKALEKGMDKEPEFASLVNRMKEDAAVRAFEKELMAKVKVSDNEIKKYYEEHKSEMKMPEQAQVVIYQFANKEEAKKALDLIKKGKSPKEAIPPEVFKTGRKWKVLASDVGKNPVATLVFENKQDKAVVEMPNGLTLLVIVEKRIPPKQIPYGDAYGSIKRMLSHQKFQEVADQMLKEMKKKYGVTYYYNNLDCVM
- a CDS encoding ADP-ribosylglycohydrolase family protein, translated to MLESRVKGTIVGAAIGDALGTLVEEMDRETVKKSYGTAIIGFVNPSPNSVCPFLKKGQFSHETQIFIKVLEVYAEKGYFDEVAYLEKLIEWAKDEKSHRYPAGSHLNAALGYAGGLDIDEARVKSCDIDGAVPAVAGGIYRWDSPSDAYEEGCLIASVTHRDETLIDTAGVLAVAVSEVISGRVLLDTPEDRFGFLEVLREYAQTETVKSYLDLVTNVLQKNVETMDDAILLIGNGSYAPEAFSLAVYVLLQHPRDFRKAVLAAANTYGEFGGDTDAIAFITGALSGGYLGFEAIPRDWVECLESSDYLLLLSEKLLEKIE
- a CDS encoding FAD-dependent oxidoreductase encodes the protein MLPDRKVALKNYRELKLRKKAFIYSLLIPGLGQFLTGRRITGIAFLTFFLFPFYYLYLIGFSLNYGTISLLLSQSILYFLQAWDALKSAKRETSPCEDFCPAKVNIPAFMGKCEEGDVEGAWGIFSIYSPFPFTLGEICHAPCEEKCGILPERPLKIREVHRELGKTFNQEIEVKNRTPFFPLTNKKVAVIGGGIAGITAAYYLASTGIQVDLFEKEKELGGTLNFIPEFKLDKKLFKKEIALATSFNCIRIFTEKEVKSIPKTYDAVIIAVGSQKEKQLKIPTHGTPNIIYPLSFLKNPPHPLTSKKIVIIGAGDTAFDVARLAVRSGAEAIVFYRSDESSMKAQKKEISAAIKEGVKIYTDCQPERIENNTIFFSCGKVTFDYLVPAIGFEKDEKLIKKLQSSHPNAVLAGDAENGMSNAALASYSGKLAAYKVLKMLNLHSRAWFTVDVKGRKPARAQGKNVFLVSESSLCQHCGEKVRS